TTCTCTTCTATATTCCTTATTATCATGAACAATATAGCTATTATAATAACTGGTATTTTGGGAGCTACCCTCACCTTTTACGTCAGTGAAAACTTAAAACAAGGCCCCATTAGAGCCTCTGCCCTACTTTCTCTAATCGTTGGTTCTTTTTTCTTTTCTTTCCCTGAAATACTTAACCCTTACCTCTCAAAAAACCTTCAGATAGTATTTATAGGAACTACATTTATAGGCATGGTTTCTTCTGAAGCAAAGGGAAGCTATTTTCGCTTAGCTCTAGCAGGAAGTTTATTTAGCATTATTTATATCAACAAGAGTAACTTTTTTGAAGGTTATGGAGGTGCACTTGGAGCATTAGCCCTAATTGCATTACTCACCACAATGGGCTTTTCTGTCATCCTTTTAAAAAGCACTAAAATAAAAAGAGGTATGGTAATCGTCAGAAAAAAAGTGTTACCCCGAAAAAGTAAGCCTAGTCAAAAGTAAAACTATATCTCCTTCTTTAACTATTCTTTTTCCTGCACCCAAAAAACCTTAGCTTAGCTGAGGCGATAAGTAAGAACAACCCGAGGTTGCTAAAAAAGCATCATATTACATTAAATAATGAGTAAAGAATTCATTTCATCCAGAAGGTATTTTCTAAAACATTTAGGAGTTGTCACGAGCACTCTTGCACTTCCAATTCCTCTTACTTCGAGTATCAAAACGAATAAGATTATTACTAAAGAATCTTCTCCTTTAGTATTTGGTATAGTCGCAGATGTTCATGCAGACTTAATTCCTGACAAAATGGAAAGACTGGAAAAGTTCATCAATGAAGCCATCTCTAAAGATGTTGATTTTATCGTTCAGTTAGGAGACTTCTGTTTCCCTAAAAAAGAGAACTTAGATTTCCTCAATTTATGGAACAAGTTTAAAAAGCCCAAATACCATTTGTTAGGGAATCATGATATGGATGTTTCCTCTAAACAAGAAACAATGGATTTTTGGGGAATGAATCAGAAATACTATTCTTTTGACGCCAAGGATATTCATTTTGTGGTTTTAGACCCAAATCATTTGTACTACGACAATCAATATACGGAATATGACAACGCCAACTTTTACGTCAATGCCAACTGGAGAACGTATGTTCCACCAGAACAGATTGAATGGCTAGTGAACGACCTTCGCAGTACTAAATTACATACGGTAATCCTTTCTCATCAGAGTTTAATTAACCCAATGGGAGGAATTAAAAACCGAATAGAAATTCAAGAACTTTTAGAAAAAGAAAATCTTCGAGCCGGTTTCCAAAAAGTTATGGCTTGCCTAAACGGACATGACCACATCGATTTTCAACGAACTTTAAATGATATTCACTACCTCGAAATTAATAGTATGTCTTACCAATGGTTG
This sequence is a window from Arcticibacterium luteifluviistationis. Protein-coding genes within it:
- a CDS encoding metallophosphoesterase family protein: MSKEFISSRRYFLKHLGVVTSTLALPIPLTSSIKTNKIITKESSPLVFGIVADVHADLIPDKMERLEKFINEAISKDVDFIVQLGDFCFPKKENLDFLNLWNKFKKPKYHLLGNHDMDVSSKQETMDFWGMNQKYYSFDAKDIHFVVLDPNHLYYDNQYTEYDNANFYVNANWRTYVPPEQIEWLVNDLRSTKLHTVILSHQSLINPMGGIKNRIEIQELLEKENLRAGFQKVMACLNGHDHIDFQRTLNDIHYLEINSMSYQWLGEKYSNKTRYPAELYEKYQHLDKIGTYKDSLFAFMEIDLKHSQINVEGVQSEWISPSPDELNVPKQVYGMQNSAEISNRVLNLE